One genomic region from Prevotella sp. Rep29 encodes:
- the mrdA gene encoding penicillin-binding protein 2, with protein sequence MKDYELEKRRYVIGGVAIVIVVIYIIRLFVLQIMSEDYKKNADSNAFQKKIEFPSRGVITDRNGKLLVYNQPSYDIMVIMNEEQGRLDTAEFCRTLNITKEYFDKRMEDIKDRSKNPGYSRYTQQLFMSQLSDTEFSVFQEKMFRFPGFYIQKRSIRQYEYPYAAHVLGDVAEVSQSDIEKDDYYQPGDYIGKLGIERYYEKELRGVKGEHILLRDARGRIQGSYQNGRFDTHPVPGKDLTLSIDIELQALGERLMEGKVGSIVAIEPSTGEILCMVSSPTYDPHVMVGRQRGRNHLLLAANPLKPLLNRSIMGLYPPGSTFKTSQALTFLTEGIITPSTMYSCHRGFNFRGLHLGCHGHGSPLNLVPAIGTSCNAFFCWGLYHMLSNRKRYHNLNEAMNTWRDYMVSMGFGYQLGVDLPGEKRGLIPNAEYYDEAFKKSWNPLGIISISIGQGEVTLTPLQMANLGATIANRGYFITPHVVKSIKGQPLDTLYTTKRYTKANRAAYEQVVEGMRRAVTSGTCHSANRGDYLVCGKTGTAQNRGRDHSAFMGFAPMNNPKIAVAVYVENGGFGATFGVPIGSLMMEQYINGKLSAGSEARAKAMQSRHLGYGTTTR encoded by the coding sequence ATGAAAGACTATGAACTTGAGAAACGGCGCTATGTGATAGGAGGGGTGGCAATCGTGATTGTTGTCATCTACATCATCCGTCTGTTTGTCCTTCAGATTATGAGTGAGGACTACAAGAAGAATGCCGACTCAAATGCCTTTCAGAAAAAGATAGAGTTTCCCTCGCGAGGCGTAATTACCGACCGCAACGGGAAACTGCTGGTGTACAACCAGCCGTCGTATGACATCATGGTCATCATGAACGAGGAGCAGGGACGACTCGATACGGCAGAATTCTGTCGGACGCTGAATATCACGAAAGAATACTTTGACAAACGGATGGAGGATATCAAGGACCGCTCGAAGAATCCAGGCTACTCACGCTATACGCAGCAGTTGTTCATGAGCCAGTTGTCCGACACGGAGTTCAGTGTGTTTCAAGAGAAAATGTTCCGCTTTCCAGGCTTCTATATCCAGAAGCGCAGCATCCGCCAGTACGAATATCCCTATGCCGCCCATGTGTTGGGCGACGTGGCGGAGGTGTCGCAGTCGGATATTGAAAAAGACGATTATTATCAGCCGGGCGACTATATCGGCAAGCTCGGCATAGAGCGTTATTACGAAAAGGAACTGCGGGGCGTGAAAGGCGAGCACATCCTGCTTCGCGATGCCCGCGGACGCATTCAGGGCAGTTATCAGAACGGGCGGTTCGATACCCATCCCGTTCCGGGGAAAGACCTCACGCTGAGCATCGATATTGAATTGCAGGCACTCGGCGAGCGGCTGATGGAAGGAAAGGTGGGGAGCATCGTGGCTATCGAGCCATCGACGGGCGAAATCCTCTGTATGGTTTCCTCGCCCACTTATGACCCGCACGTGATGGTCGGCAGGCAGCGCGGACGCAACCATCTGCTCCTTGCAGCCAATCCGTTGAAGCCGTTGCTCAACCGCTCGATTATGGGATTGTATCCTCCGGGCTCCACGTTCAAGACATCACAGGCACTGACCTTTCTCACCGAAGGCATCATCACCCCTTCGACCATGTATTCCTGTCATCGCGGCTTCAACTTCAGAGGACTTCACTTGGGATGTCACGGGCACGGCTCGCCACTCAATCTGGTGCCGGCAATCGGTACGTCATGCAACGCCTTTTTCTGTTGGGGACTGTATCACATGCTGAGCAACCGAAAGAGATATCATAATCTGAACGAGGCGATGAATACGTGGCGCGACTACATGGTGAGCATGGGCTTCGGCTATCAGCTGGGAGTGGATTTGCCGGGAGAGAAGCGCGGGCTGATTCCCAATGCGGAATATTACGACGAGGCTTTCAAAAAGAGCTGGAACCCGCTGGGAATTATCAGCATCTCCATCGGACAGGGCGAGGTGACACTCACACCGCTGCAGATGGCAAATTTAGGTGCAACGATAGCCAACCGCGGTTATTTCATCACTCCCCATGTGGTGAAAAGTATCAAAGGGCAGCCATTGGATACCCTCTATACGACCAAGCGCTACACGAAAGCCAATCGTGCAGCCTACGAGCAAGTGGTGGAAGGTATGCGGCGAGCCGTGACCAGCGGAACGTGCCACAGTGCCAATCGTGGCGACTATCTGGTGTGCGGAAAGACAGGAACGGCACAAAACCGTGGGCGCGACCACTCGGCTTTCATGGGCTTCGCACCGATGAACAATCCGAAGATTGCCGTTGCAGTCTATGTGGAGAATGGCGGTTTTGGTGCAACGTTCGGCGTACCAATCGGTTCGCTGATGATGGAACAGTATATTAACGGCAAGCTGTCGGCAGGTTCGGAAGCCCGTGCGAAAGCGATGCAAAGCAGACATCTGGGGTATGGTACGACAACCAGATAA
- the rodA gene encoding rod shape-determining protein RodA, giving the protein MVRQPDKQPGVIRSLDWWTVAIYLALLIFGWVSVCGASYSFGDTDIFSLDSRSGMQIVWIGTSICLGFVLLMLDDRFFDTFAYVLYAFMLVLLFATIFNPHEIKGSRSWLVLGPVRLQPAEFAKFATALAISKFMSTYGFNIHQWKDFAVACAIVLLPMIFIIGQKETGSALVYLAFFLMFYREGMTGSILFTGVAMVVYFVVGIRYEDVVLWDTPTSLGKFVVLLLVQLFTAVLVYLYCDDRKKAKMIGLYAVGSALLSLMFSEYVIRFDVVWIQLTVSLCIIIYLLYQGLGTRIKNYYLIAVFAMGSIAFFYSASYVLNEVMEPHQRVRINVLLGLEEDLAGAGYNVHQSEIAIGSGGLLGKGFLNGTQTKLKFVPEQDTDFIFCTVGEEEGFFGAAGVLLLFLALILRLIKLAERQPFRFGRVYGYCVLSIFLFHVFINVGMVLGLTPVIGIPLPFFSYGGSSLWGFTILLFIFLRIDAGRNLVKD; this is encoded by the coding sequence ATGGTACGACAACCAGATAAGCAACCAGGCGTTATCCGTTCGCTCGACTGGTGGACGGTAGCCATCTATCTTGCCCTCCTCATTTTCGGTTGGGTAAGTGTTTGTGGTGCCAGTTATTCGTTTGGCGATACAGATATTTTCAGTTTGGATTCGCGTTCAGGTATGCAGATTGTCTGGATTGGAACGTCGATTTGTCTGGGATTTGTGTTGTTGATGCTCGACGACCGTTTCTTCGATACTTTCGCCTATGTGCTGTATGCCTTTATGCTGGTGCTGCTTTTTGCAACGATATTCAACCCCCACGAGATTAAAGGTTCCCGTTCGTGGCTGGTGCTCGGTCCGGTGCGTCTGCAACCCGCTGAGTTCGCAAAATTTGCCACGGCGTTGGCTATCAGTAAGTTCATGAGTACGTATGGCTTTAATATCCATCAGTGGAAGGATTTTGCTGTGGCATGTGCGATTGTGTTGCTGCCGATGATTTTCATTATCGGTCAGAAGGAGACGGGGTCGGCATTGGTCTATTTGGCATTTTTCCTGATGTTTTATCGGGAAGGGATGACGGGTAGCATCTTGTTCACGGGCGTGGCGATGGTGGTCTATTTCGTGGTCGGCATTCGCTATGAGGATGTGGTGTTGTGGGACACTCCGACCTCTCTGGGAAAGTTTGTGGTGCTGTTGCTCGTACAGTTGTTCACGGCAGTCCTTGTCTATCTTTATTGTGATGACCGCAAGAAGGCAAAGATGATAGGTTTGTATGCCGTTGGGTCGGCATTGCTCAGTCTGATGTTTTCGGAGTATGTGATACGTTTCGACGTGGTCTGGATACAACTGACGGTGAGCCTTTGCATCATTATATATTTATTGTATCAGGGCTTAGGCACTCGCATAAAGAATTATTATCTGATAGCAGTGTTTGCCATGGGTTCGATAGCATTTTTCTATTCGGCGAGCTATGTGCTGAACGAGGTGATGGAGCCGCATCAGCGTGTGCGCATCAATGTGCTTTTAGGCTTGGAGGAAGACTTGGCGGGTGCAGGCTATAACGTGCATCAGAGTGAGATAGCGATTGGTTCCGGCGGTCTGTTGGGAAAAGGCTTCTTGAATGGGACGCAGACCAAGTTGAAGTTTGTTCCGGAGCAGGATACGGATTTCATTTTCTGCACGGTAGGCGAGGAAGAAGGTTTCTTCGGTGCTGCGGGCGTGTTGCTGCTTTTCCTTGCATTGATTTTACGGCTGATTAAGTTGGCTGAGCGGCAACCGTTCCGCTTCGGGCGCGTTTATGGCTATTGCGTGTTGAGCATATTCCTGTTCCATGTCTTTATCAATGTGGGCATGGTGCTGGGTCTGACGCCCGTGATAGGCATTCCGTTACCGTTCTTCAGTTATGGCGGTTCGTCACTGTGGGGCTTCACGATACTGCTATTTATATTCCTTCGTATAGACGCCGGGCGCAATCTTGTGAAGGACTGA
- a CDS encoding gliding motility lipoprotein GldH produces the protein MTEQAHLPRHGMKQKTAFIMVVIATMVLSVACHNTTIYNDYQHTHLKGWKKNNRLNFHVPPMQDAATCQQYIGIRLTDLYPFQMLSLIIQQTIYPENKTLSDTLNLEVIDEQGQLRGNGLNISQMELPFRSVTLKEGDSIHVTIQHNMRRDILEGISDIGLRIETKE, from the coding sequence ATGACAGAGCAAGCCCATCTGCCAAGACACGGTATGAAGCAAAAAACGGCATTCATAATGGTTGTCATTGCCACTATGGTCCTCTCTGTTGCGTGCCATAACACAACCATTTACAACGACTATCAGCACACGCATCTCAAGGGATGGAAGAAAAACAACCGGCTCAACTTCCACGTCCCACCCATGCAAGACGCGGCTACCTGCCAGCAATACATCGGAATAAGGCTCACCGACCTCTATCCCTTCCAGATGCTCAGCCTCATCATACAACAAACCATCTATCCGGAAAACAAGACGCTTTCCGACACGCTCAACCTTGAGGTAATTGACGAGCAAGGACAACTCAGGGGAAACGGGCTCAACATCTCACAGATGGAACTGCCATTCAGAAGCGTCACACTCAAAGAAGGGGACTCCATACACGTCACCATACAACACAACATGAGACGCGACATCCTGGAAGGAATATCCGACATCGGACTGAGAATCGAAACGAAAGAATGA
- a CDS encoding DNA polymerase III subunit delta has protein sequence MKFSEVIGQQQVAERLRQLADQQRVPHAIMICGPQGAGKMALAIAFASYLLGEREDETQIADKERNSVAMVRKLEHPDLHFSFPVFKTKSMSADHKVTSDDFMKDWLQFIKQGPYFTLNQWTGTIGVENQQTKIYVGESDLLTRKLSLTASQGGYKVAIIWLPEKMNAECANKMLKLLEEPTPRTVFILVPEEPEKIIETIRSRTQQIYIKAIQQEEIKKALIKQRGIDEQNATRIARMANGNWLKALEELDSENEKRHFLELFISLMRLTYTKQLGELKTWSENVASLGREKQKRMMEYFLHMVRENFMYNFNQPQLSYMTQDEENFASKFAPFINEANVIQITEQMQRTIPEITQNANPKILFYDMALQLIILIRKK, from the coding sequence ATGAAATTCAGTGAAGTCATAGGACAACAGCAGGTCGCAGAAAGATTGCGGCAACTCGCTGACCAGCAGCGGGTGCCACATGCCATCATGATTTGCGGACCGCAAGGTGCGGGAAAAATGGCACTTGCCATCGCTTTCGCATCCTATCTGCTCGGAGAAAGAGAGGATGAGACGCAAATCGCTGACAAAGAGCGCAACAGCGTGGCAATGGTGCGAAAGCTCGAGCACCCCGACCTGCACTTCAGCTTCCCCGTCTTCAAGACGAAGAGCATGAGTGCTGACCACAAAGTCACCAGCGACGACTTCATGAAAGACTGGCTACAATTCATCAAACAAGGACCCTACTTCACACTCAACCAATGGACGGGAACAATCGGAGTAGAAAACCAGCAAACCAAGATATATGTAGGCGAGAGCGACTTGCTGACAAGAAAGCTTTCACTCACTGCCTCACAGGGAGGATATAAGGTTGCCATCATCTGGTTGCCCGAAAAGATGAATGCCGAGTGCGCAAACAAGATGCTCAAACTGCTTGAAGAGCCGACACCACGAACGGTGTTCATACTCGTGCCCGAGGAACCCGAGAAAATCATCGAGACCATCAGGAGCAGGACACAGCAGATATACATCAAAGCCATCCAACAGGAAGAAATAAAGAAGGCGCTCATAAAGCAACGGGGAATTGACGAGCAAAACGCAACAAGAATAGCACGGATGGCAAACGGGAATTGGCTCAAAGCGCTCGAAGAACTCGATTCAGAAAACGAAAAACGCCACTTCCTCGAACTGTTCATCTCACTCATGAGACTCACATACACCAAACAGCTCGGAGAACTTAAGACATGGTCTGAAAACGTTGCTTCGCTCGGAAGAGAAAAACAAAAACGAATGATGGAATATTTCCTGCACATGGTCAGGGAGAATTTCATGTATAATTTCAACCAGCCGCAACTGTCATACATGACACAGGATGAAGAAAACTTCGCCAGCAAATTCGCACCCTTCATCAACGAGGCTAACGTCATACAAATCACAGAACAAATGCAGCGAACCATACCGGAGATAACGCAAAACGCAAACCCAAAAATCTTATTCTACGATATGGCTCTGCAACTCATCATATTAATCAGAAAGAAATAA